The following are encoded together in the Mycolicibacterium arabiense genome:
- a CDS encoding FAD-dependent monooxygenase, which produces MRILVSGGGVAGLSAGIDLVAGGHDVTLVERSDHLRVNGSPIDIRGESIGVAEEMGVLGQIRARRIGMSERIEFVDASDRILAELAADEVNDTAGDVEIPREDLVTILRAALPAATPLIFGESIVELHDDGAGVDVRFSSGTSDRFDLVVGADGMHSATRRLVFGPEHLFLRHLGFYTAIAALPPRARRDGRNSMFNLPGLMSGITGYQDKALAVFLFRSPWIDYDYRDLDAQKRILTDVFAGQRDWRVGELLEAALADAELYFDSVSQIDMDAWHRGRAVLVGDAAYCASPLSGRGTSLALTGAWFLAEALREHPDDVERAFAQYERLQRPHVLRAQATAAPGGDLLAPPTPEAIDARNERLRTASR; this is translated from the coding sequence ATGCGGATTCTCGTGTCAGGAGGTGGTGTTGCCGGGCTGAGCGCCGGCATCGACCTCGTCGCCGGAGGGCACGATGTGACCCTCGTCGAGCGGTCGGATCACCTGCGCGTCAACGGGTCTCCGATCGACATCCGCGGTGAGTCGATCGGCGTGGCCGAGGAGATGGGCGTGCTGGGCCAGATTCGGGCGCGCCGCATCGGCATGAGTGAACGCATCGAGTTCGTCGACGCGTCCGACCGCATCCTCGCCGAGCTGGCCGCCGACGAGGTCAACGACACCGCGGGCGACGTCGAAATACCCCGCGAGGACCTCGTCACCATCCTGCGTGCGGCGCTGCCCGCGGCGACGCCTCTGATCTTCGGTGAGTCGATCGTCGAACTGCACGACGACGGTGCGGGTGTCGACGTACGCTTCTCGTCCGGGACGAGCGATCGCTTCGATCTGGTGGTGGGCGCCGACGGGATGCACTCCGCCACCCGCCGCCTCGTCTTCGGCCCGGAGCACCTATTCCTCCGGCACCTCGGCTTCTACACCGCAATCGCCGCCCTGCCCCCTCGGGCCCGCAGAGACGGCCGCAATTCGATGTTCAACCTCCCGGGCCTGATGTCCGGAATCACCGGATACCAGGACAAGGCGTTGGCGGTCTTCCTCTTTCGATCACCGTGGATCGACTACGACTACCGCGACCTCGACGCGCAGAAGAGGATCCTGACCGATGTCTTTGCCGGACAACGGGACTGGCGGGTCGGCGAGCTGCTCGAGGCCGCGCTCGCCGATGCCGAACTGTACTTCGATTCGGTCAGCCAGATCGACATGGACGCGTGGCACCGCGGCAGGGCCGTCCTCGTCGGCGACGCCGCGTACTGCGCTTCCCCGCTCTCGGGACGGGGCACCAGTCTGGCGCTGACCGGGGCCTGGTTCCTGGCCGAGGCGCTGCGCGAGCACCCCGACGACGTCGAGCGCGCCTTCGCCCAGTACGAACGGTTGCAACGGCCGCACGTACTGCGGGCGCAAGCCACGGCCGCACCCGGTGGCGACCTCCTCGCGCCGCCGACGCCGGAGGCCATCGACGCCCGCAACGAGCGCCTCCGGACGGCGTCGCGCTAG
- a CDS encoding DUF4304 domain-containing protein, whose translation MRDLDDENTPLRPQFDLLLSEGVGPFLGSMGFTQHGTKFVRYRGPIYDVIGFQNDWHNDVYSWHGFFVNVGVGSREVDEVWPGPCPQPPIGFLFDRRWESVVPDLPYEPRFDRDTNMKEFAAALREGLEMVVAVIEGFDCTATLVEYATTNNLLIAYERTCCYLAAVEDVEALAGYVGVLRDHFGHQERWANFNREISWVSGACAQTLVERGVLDPVAR comes from the coding sequence GTGCGCGATCTCGACGATGAAAACACACCGCTGAGGCCGCAATTCGACCTCCTGCTCTCGGAAGGAGTCGGCCCGTTCCTCGGCTCGATGGGCTTCACCCAGCACGGGACGAAGTTCGTCAGATACCGCGGGCCCATCTACGACGTAATCGGGTTTCAGAACGACTGGCACAACGACGTGTACTCGTGGCACGGGTTCTTCGTCAACGTCGGCGTCGGCTCCCGCGAGGTCGACGAGGTGTGGCCGGGCCCATGCCCGCAGCCCCCGATTGGCTTCCTGTTCGACCGCCGCTGGGAGTCGGTGGTGCCAGACCTGCCCTATGAACCCCGATTCGACCGCGACACCAATATGAAGGAGTTCGCAGCTGCACTTCGAGAAGGCCTCGAAATGGTGGTCGCCGTCATCGAAGGATTCGATTGCACGGCAACGCTCGTGGAGTATGCGACGACGAACAACCTCCTCATCGCCTACGAGAGGACGTGCTGTTATCTCGCCGCCGTAGAGGACGTCGAGGCACTGGCCGGCTACGTCGGTGTACTCCGAGACCACTTCGGCCACCAGGAACGCTGGGCGAACTTCAATCGCGAGATCAGCTGGGTGTCTGGAGCGTGCGCGCAGACGTTGGTCGAAAGGGGTGTCCTGGACCCGGTGGCTCGTTGA
- a CDS encoding UDP-glucose dehydrogenase family protein → MRCTVFGTGYLGATHAAGMAELGHEVIGVDVDPGKIAKLASGDIPFYEPGLRKMLRENLEAGRLRFTTDYDAAVEFADVHFLGVGTPQKKGEYGADLRHVHAVIDTLVPRLRRSSVIVGKSTVPVGTAADLTVRARAIAPEGVDVEIAWNPEFLREGYAVHDTLHPDRIVFGVQPDSHRAEKLLRELYAPILADEVPFLVTDLQTAELVKVSANAFLATKISFINAISEVCEAVDADVTLLADALGYDPRIGRRFLNAGLGFGGGCLPKDIRAFMARAGELGANHALTFLREVDGINMRRRTRMVELTTKACGGSLLGANVGVLGAAFKPESDDVRDSPALNVAGLLQLNGATVNVYDPQAMDNSRRVFPTLNYSTSALEACERADAVLVLTEWQEFVDLDPQELAATVRAKVVVDGRNCLDVAKWQAAGWRVHALGRRIAEVEAH, encoded by the coding sequence ATGCGATGCACAGTGTTCGGCACGGGCTACCTCGGCGCGACACACGCCGCCGGCATGGCCGAACTCGGTCACGAGGTGATCGGCGTCGACGTCGACCCCGGCAAGATCGCAAAGCTCGCGTCCGGCGACATCCCGTTCTACGAACCCGGGCTGCGCAAGATGCTGCGGGAGAACCTCGAGGCGGGCCGGCTTCGGTTCACCACCGACTACGACGCCGCGGTCGAGTTCGCCGACGTGCACTTCCTCGGTGTCGGCACGCCGCAGAAGAAGGGTGAGTACGGCGCCGACCTGCGGCACGTCCACGCGGTCATCGATACGCTGGTCCCGCGACTGCGCCGCTCGTCGGTGATCGTCGGCAAGTCGACCGTGCCGGTCGGGACGGCCGCCGACCTGACGGTGCGTGCCCGCGCGATCGCGCCCGAGGGCGTCGACGTCGAGATCGCATGGAACCCGGAGTTCCTCCGCGAGGGATACGCCGTGCACGACACACTGCACCCCGACCGCATCGTCTTTGGCGTACAACCAGATTCGCACCGCGCCGAGAAACTGCTGCGCGAGCTGTACGCGCCTATCCTGGCCGACGAGGTGCCGTTCCTGGTCACCGACCTGCAGACCGCGGAACTGGTGAAGGTCTCGGCCAATGCGTTCCTCGCCACCAAGATCTCGTTCATCAACGCGATCTCCGAGGTGTGCGAGGCCGTGGACGCCGACGTCACGCTGCTGGCCGATGCGCTGGGGTACGACCCCCGCATCGGGCGCCGATTTCTCAACGCCGGACTGGGATTTGGCGGGGGCTGCCTACCGAAGGACATCCGGGCGTTCATGGCCCGGGCCGGCGAACTGGGCGCCAACCACGCCCTGACCTTCCTGCGCGAGGTGGACGGCATCAACATGCGCCGCCGCACCCGCATGGTCGAACTCACCACGAAGGCGTGCGGGGGATCGCTGCTCGGCGCCAACGTCGGCGTGCTGGGAGCGGCGTTCAAGCCCGAGTCCGACGACGTCCGCGACTCACCCGCCCTCAACGTGGCGGGCCTGCTGCAGCTCAACGGCGCGACCGTCAACGTGTACGACCCGCAGGCGATGGACAACTCCCGGCGGGTGTTCCCGACGCTGAACTACTCGACCTCGGCGCTCGAGGCTTGCGAGCGCGCCGACGCGGTCCTGGTCCTCACCGAGTGGCAGGAGTTCGTCGACCTCGATCCGCAGGAGCTGGCGGCCACGGTGCGCGCGAAGGTGGTCGTCGACGGCCGCAACTGCCTGGACGTCGCGAAGTGGCAGGCCGCGGGTTGGCGGGTGCACGCGCTCGGGCGGCGGATCGCCGAAGTCGAGGCGCACTAG
- a CDS encoding YibE/F family protein, producing the protein MAHSHSHSLPSGPAPLGPLAARIVVGLLIAIGLTTIVGAALLWPSQQKVDIPLPFQNAAGGAVTTEAGHVLSSGLADCGSPSAGAVLTSDPTMAPPGGGQCVQSLVEIDSGPNKGANTVLEFSGGPGQPQLLVGDDLRLSRQVDQNGATTYSFYDFERSWALVALAAVFAVVVVAVARWRGLRAMVGIVVAFAVLVVFLLPALRDGAPAVPVSLVASSVILYAVIYLAHGVSLRTSAALLGTLASLLLAGVLSWGAIELAHLTGLSEDQNNEVAAYLGGVSITGLLLAGFIIGSLGVLNDVTVTQASTAFELAETGANRRTIFTGAMRVGRDHIASTVYTLVLAYAGSALPLLLLFSVANRSLGDVLTSESVAIEIARSAVGGIALALSVPLTTGIAAILATPQRA; encoded by the coding sequence GTGGCCCATTCGCACTCGCACTCGCTTCCATCCGGGCCGGCTCCGCTGGGACCGCTGGCGGCCAGGATCGTCGTCGGCCTGCTGATCGCGATCGGACTGACCACCATCGTCGGCGCGGCCCTGCTGTGGCCCAGCCAGCAGAAGGTCGACATCCCCCTGCCCTTCCAGAACGCGGCGGGCGGCGCCGTCACCACCGAGGCGGGCCACGTCCTCTCGAGCGGGCTGGCGGACTGCGGCAGCCCGTCTGCGGGCGCCGTGCTCACGTCCGACCCGACGATGGCCCCGCCCGGCGGCGGGCAGTGCGTCCAATCGCTCGTCGAGATCGACTCCGGCCCCAACAAGGGCGCCAACACCGTGCTCGAGTTCAGCGGCGGGCCGGGGCAGCCGCAGCTGCTCGTCGGCGACGATCTGCGGCTCAGCAGGCAGGTCGATCAGAACGGTGCGACCACCTACTCGTTCTACGACTTCGAACGGTCGTGGGCGCTCGTCGCACTGGCCGCGGTGTTCGCGGTGGTGGTCGTGGCCGTCGCCCGTTGGCGGGGACTGCGGGCGATGGTGGGCATCGTCGTGGCCTTCGCCGTGCTGGTCGTCTTCCTGCTGCCCGCGTTGCGCGACGGTGCACCCGCGGTGCCGGTGTCACTGGTCGCGTCGTCGGTCATCCTCTACGCCGTCATCTATCTCGCGCACGGCGTGAGCCTGCGCACCAGCGCCGCGCTGCTCGGAACCCTCGCCTCGCTGCTCCTCGCGGGGGTCCTGTCCTGGGGCGCAATCGAACTCGCGCATCTCACCGGCCTCTCGGAGGATCAGAACAACGAGGTGGCCGCCTATCTGGGCGGCGTATCGATCACCGGACTCCTGTTGGCCGGGTTCATCATCGGCTCGCTCGGCGTGCTGAACGACGTCACGGTCACCCAGGCGTCGACGGCCTTCGAACTCGCCGAGACGGGCGCCAACCGGCGCACCATCTTCACCGGCGCCATGCGCGTCGGCCGCGATCACATCGCCAGCACCGTCTACACCCTGGTCCTGGCATACGCGGGCAGCGCACTGCCGCTGCTGCTGTTGTTCAGCGTGGCGAACCGGTCGCTGGGCGACGTGCTGACCAGCGAGAGCGTGGCCATCGAGATCGCGCGATCGGCGGTCGGCGGCATCGCGCTGGCGCTGTCGGTGCCACTGACCACGGGCATCGCCGCGATCCTCGCTACGCCGCAGCGCGCCTGA
- a CDS encoding maleylpyruvate isomerase family mycothiol-dependent enzyme: MDFRAALIEETQAFGDVLRGAPASWDDVSVPTCPGWSLNQLLKHVGRGNRWCAQIIDERRNEPLDPREVRDGKPPEDHDGAIDWLNAGAQKVLDAVDHVGGGARVWTFVGSKPAGWWVRRRVHEVTVHRADAELALGQDFRLSPELAADAVSEWIDLATSRADRHAPPLRRGTTLHLHATDDGLGPTGEWTIVHDEDGVNWSHDHAKGEAAVRGRAVDLLLGITRRRDLSDGGLEVFGDQAVWDEWLARTPF, encoded by the coding sequence GTGGACTTTCGAGCAGCCCTGATCGAGGAGACCCAGGCCTTCGGCGACGTGTTGCGCGGTGCCCCCGCGTCCTGGGACGACGTGTCCGTGCCGACCTGCCCCGGCTGGAGTCTCAACCAGCTGTTGAAACACGTCGGCCGCGGCAACCGATGGTGCGCGCAGATCATCGACGAGCGCCGCAACGAGCCGTTGGACCCGCGCGAGGTCCGCGACGGCAAGCCGCCCGAGGATCACGACGGTGCCATCGACTGGCTCAACGCCGGCGCTCAGAAGGTGCTCGACGCCGTCGACCACGTCGGTGGCGGTGCCAGGGTGTGGACGTTCGTCGGGTCGAAGCCGGCGGGATGGTGGGTCCGGCGGCGGGTGCACGAGGTCACGGTGCATCGCGCCGACGCGGAACTGGCCCTGGGACAGGACTTTCGGCTGTCCCCGGAGTTGGCGGCCGACGCCGTGTCCGAGTGGATCGACCTGGCCACCTCCCGAGCCGACCGGCACGCGCCGCCGCTGCGGCGGGGTACGACGCTGCACCTGCACGCCACCGACGACGGTCTGGGCCCGACCGGCGAGTGGACCATCGTGCACGACGAGGACGGCGTCAACTGGTCGCACGACCACGCCAAGGGTGAGGCCGCCGTGCGCGGTCGGGCAGTCGACCTCTTGCTCGGCATCACCAGACGGCGGGACCTGAGCGACGGTGGCCTCGAGGTGTTCGGGGACCAGGCCGTATGGGACGAGTGGTTGGCCCGCACGCCGTTCTAG
- a CDS encoding DUF1330 domain-containing protein — MTVYALNLFDVADRDEYTAYSKRSVAEVARHGGRVVALGKFRESILDDGVAPRQVMILVEWDDKDAFDGYRNDATLADLHAHRENGSSSYVWHLFDRLDDLRPVLKLDS; from the coding sequence GTGACGGTATACGCACTCAACCTGTTCGACGTCGCCGACCGAGACGAGTACACGGCCTACTCCAAGCGATCGGTCGCCGAGGTCGCGCGCCACGGCGGCCGCGTGGTGGCCCTCGGCAAGTTCCGCGAGTCGATCCTCGACGACGGCGTGGCGCCCAGGCAGGTGATGATCCTGGTCGAGTGGGATGACAAGGACGCCTTCGACGGCTACCGGAACGACGCCACGCTCGCCGACCTGCACGCACACCGCGAGAACGGTTCCTCGTCCTACGTGTGGCACCTGTTCGATCGGTTGGATGATCTCCGCCCCGTACTTAAGCTCGATTCATGA
- a CDS encoding DUF7159 family protein — MDIVLGVSLTPKTVRMVLVEGEKGDGAIVDHDTFDVSGGEGSATANVTDELVSAVLGTQESATEGGHVLKAIGVTWSDRTEAAALRDGLTARGITDVMLVSELHAAGALAQAAGRAVGYESTGLLFIDRDTATLSVVRSDDGSIVKVLSRSLHSTDALAVLAEMVAAVERQDTSPQGMFVVGAGVDIASVKAHLADLVSIPVNAPDESGLALARGAALAAANAPAFDATTAGLAYALDPDGATAGNESVGLANASTQMAPVGGVAAVAAASPYQAYSDVDPAYDDLEVDAPRVEEGRKPFLLVGSALTSIFVLGVVALVISLAVSIRPTADQRPSPGQAAIIPSVVPPAAPPPAPEAAKPAAPAPPPAETIKAPVPVVQQAPAAPPRTVFVEPPQAPAPAPAAPPPAPAAPPPAPPVVAPVVPPVAVPPVWQPPVWQPPVQQRPIWQPPWQQQWPQRPPRDYDDYQPQRPPWQPPWQPPQQTQDPEPPVWQPPWQPQRPSRDEPEFEWPSQDNGNNNRNGNDNGSGRGSSEGSGGSQAPGANCFLIFCS; from the coding sequence GTGGACATCGTACTGGGTGTGTCGTTGACACCTAAGACGGTCCGCATGGTGCTGGTCGAAGGCGAAAAGGGTGACGGTGCCATCGTCGACCACGACACGTTCGACGTGTCGGGTGGCGAGGGCTCAGCAACCGCGAACGTGACCGATGAATTGGTCTCCGCGGTGCTCGGAACCCAGGAGAGCGCGACCGAGGGCGGCCATGTACTGAAGGCGATCGGCGTCACCTGGAGTGACCGCACCGAGGCCGCCGCACTGCGCGACGGGCTGACCGCGCGCGGCATCACCGACGTGATGCTGGTGTCCGAACTGCACGCCGCGGGCGCACTCGCGCAAGCCGCTGGTCGCGCCGTCGGGTACGAGAGCACCGGCCTGCTGTTCATCGACCGCGACACCGCGACGCTGTCGGTGGTGCGCAGCGACGACGGCTCGATCGTCAAGGTCCTCAGCCGCAGCCTGCACAGCACCGACGCACTCGCTGTGCTCGCCGAAATGGTCGCCGCGGTGGAGCGCCAGGACACGTCGCCCCAGGGCATGTTCGTCGTGGGCGCCGGGGTCGACATCGCGTCGGTCAAGGCGCACCTGGCCGATCTCGTCTCCATCCCCGTCAACGCGCCCGATGAATCGGGTCTCGCCCTCGCGCGCGGCGCCGCACTCGCGGCCGCCAACGCGCCCGCCTTCGACGCCACCACCGCCGGTCTGGCCTACGCGCTGGACCCCGACGGCGCCACTGCAGGCAACGAGTCCGTCGGACTGGCGAACGCCAGCACGCAGATGGCCCCGGTCGGCGGGGTTGCCGCCGTCGCCGCCGCGTCCCCGTACCAGGCCTACTCCGACGTCGATCCCGCCTACGACGACCTCGAGGTCGACGCCCCCCGCGTCGAGGAGGGCCGCAAGCCGTTCCTGCTCGTCGGCAGTGCGCTGACGTCGATCTTCGTGCTCGGCGTCGTCGCCCTGGTGATCTCGCTGGCCGTAAGCATCAGGCCGACCGCCGATCAGCGGCCCAGCCCGGGCCAGGCCGCGATTATCCCCAGCGTCGTGCCGCCCGCGGCACCGCCGCCCGCGCCGGAGGCGGCCAAGCCAGCTGCGCCTGCGCCGCCGCCTGCCGAGACGATCAAGGCGCCGGTCCCCGTGGTGCAGCAGGCACCGGCCGCGCCCCCGCGCACGGTGTTCGTCGAACCGCCACAGGCCCCGGCACCTGCGCCTGCCGCACCGCCACCCGCACCCGCAGCACCCCCGCCCGCGCCGCCCGTCGTCGCGCCGGTGGTTCCGCCGGTCGCGGTGCCGCCCGTCTGGCAGCCGCCGGTGTGGCAGCCGCCCGTGCAGCAGCGCCCGATCTGGCAGCCGCCGTGGCAGCAGCAGTGGCCGCAGCGTCCGCCGCGGGACTACGACGACTATCAGCCGCAGCGCCCGCCGTGGCAGCCCCCGTGGCAGCCGCCGCAGCAGACCCAGGATCCCGAGCCGCCGGTGTGGCAGCCGCCCTGGCAGCCGCAGCGACCGTCGCGCGACGAGCCGGAGTTCGAGTGGCCGTCGCAGGACAACGGCAACAACAACCGAAATGGCAACGACAACGGTTCGGGCCGTGGTTCGTCGGAGGGCTCCGGCGGATCGCAGGCGCCCGGGGCGAACTGCTTCCTGATCTTCTGCTCGTAG
- a CDS encoding HNH endonuclease signature motif containing protein, which translates to MTAARPFLFADAARDRVRADLDAIDAAMDRLRETSTDMVGNAFRVEITERLEYHNRLNRGLSYRMFAEMADPPDGDDRLPGSPGVRLRDTLARRLRLVPKEVSRRFKVAARVSPRRSLTGDTIPAELPALAEAIEAGAVGEDHIAKVCDAIDALPQIAAAEMAAVESTLVEHARQQDSAFVAEVGKRIADTINPDGIFNDQDRARRRCLKLGRQGPDGMSKLSGNVDPETRALLEATGAAVRPGHHVPGTDATVVDAATDGRTDSQRMHDALKLGLRAGLKSGALGTHRGIPVTVIATTTVADLEQAAHAMTDPDVPMPRPARTGGGSMLPMRDLIRMAANSIHYLCVFDGHSDRPLYLARSTRIATVDQRIVCHARDQGCTRPGCTAAGYYCEVHHAPDWDPDGRTDADCLYFACPRDHALVTRGHATTTVTDDGRLAWSVGGAPPEVNPLHRDSDLHPRPDDR; encoded by the coding sequence ATGACCGCAGCTCGCCCGTTCTTGTTCGCCGACGCGGCGCGGGATCGGGTTCGGGCGGACCTCGACGCGATCGACGCAGCGATGGATCGGCTTCGGGAGACGTCGACGGACATGGTGGGCAACGCCTTTCGCGTAGAGATCACCGAACGCCTCGAGTACCACAACCGGCTCAACCGCGGCCTGTCCTATCGCATGTTCGCCGAAATGGCCGACCCACCCGACGGCGACGACCGTCTTCCCGGCAGCCCCGGAGTGCGACTGCGCGACACACTCGCCCGTCGACTGCGCCTCGTACCCAAGGAAGTGTCTCGCCGGTTCAAGGTGGCCGCCCGCGTGAGCCCGCGTCGGTCACTCACCGGCGACACCATTCCCGCAGAACTACCCGCACTGGCCGAGGCCATCGAGGCCGGCGCCGTCGGCGAGGACCACATCGCCAAGGTGTGCGACGCCATCGACGCACTACCCCAGATCGCCGCGGCCGAGATGGCCGCCGTCGAAAGCACCCTCGTCGAGCACGCCCGCCAACAAGACTCGGCCTTCGTCGCGGAGGTCGGCAAGCGCATCGCCGACACCATCAATCCCGACGGCATCTTCAACGACCAGGACCGCGCTAGACGCCGCTGCCTGAAGCTCGGTCGACAGGGCCCCGACGGTATGAGCAAGCTCAGCGGGAACGTCGACCCCGAAACCCGTGCCCTGCTCGAAGCAACGGGGGCTGCGGTCCGCCCCGGCCACCATGTGCCCGGCACCGACGCCACCGTCGTCGACGCCGCCACCGACGGCCGCACCGACTCCCAACGCATGCATGACGCCCTGAAACTGGGACTGCGCGCCGGCCTGAAATCCGGCGCACTCGGCACCCACCGCGGCATCCCGGTCACCGTCATCGCGACCACCACGGTCGCCGACCTCGAGCAAGCCGCTCATGCGATGACCGACCCCGACGTCCCGATGCCACGGCCTGCCCGCACCGGCGGCGGTTCGATGCTGCCGATGCGCGACCTCATCCGCATGGCTGCCAACAGCATTCACTACCTGTGCGTGTTCGACGGTCACTCCGACCGGCCGCTATATCTGGCGCGCAGCACCCGCATCGCCACCGTCGACCAGCGCATCGTGTGCCACGCCCGAGATCAGGGATGCACCCGGCCCGGCTGCACCGCCGCTGGCTATTACTGCGAAGTCCACCACGCGCCGGACTGGGACCCCGACGGCCGCACCGACGCCGATTGCCTCTACTTCGCCTGCCCACGCGACCACGCTTTGGTCACGCGCGGCCATGCCACCACCACCGTGACCGATGACGGGCGTTTGGCCTGGTCGGTTGGTGGCGCCCCGCCCGAGGTCAACCCCCTCCACCGCGATTCGGACCTCCACCCGAGGCCCGACGACCGGTGA
- a CDS encoding cytochrome P450: MTARQRLHWFALHGVIRGLASFGARRGEPQGRLIADPTVRADPGGFADELRARGRLVRGRAAWLTPDHALAHQLLRSDDFAVTAIGKTLPGPLGWVEQKTMVKGRLHPLLPPSMLSVEPPEHTRYRKTVSSVFTTRAVAALRDRVQQAATTLMDDIDADGGGTVDIVERYCSQLPVTVIGDIIGVPDHDRPRILEYGELAAPSLDIGLSWEQYQRVEAGLDGFNTWLTEHIGRLRANPGDDLMSQLIDASDDGARLDDEELLATAGLVLAAGFETTVNLLGNGIRILLEHPDQLRLLLAEPDRWPMAVEEILRLESPVQLSARLAKTDTEVAGRTVKEGELVILYLAGANRDPEVFSDPHRFDITRENAGKHLSFSGGRHFCLGAALARAEGEVGLRTFFERYPEASLAGAGSRRDTRVLRGWATLPISLGQARAAVRS; the protein is encoded by the coding sequence ATGACGGCGAGGCAGCGGCTGCACTGGTTCGCCCTGCACGGGGTGATCCGCGGACTGGCGTCGTTCGGAGCGCGGCGCGGGGAACCGCAGGGCCGACTCATCGCCGATCCGACCGTGCGCGCCGACCCCGGCGGCTTCGCCGACGAGCTGCGCGCACGCGGGCGGCTGGTCCGCGGGCGCGCCGCCTGGCTGACGCCCGATCACGCACTGGCGCACCAGCTGCTGCGGTCCGACGACTTCGCCGTCACGGCGATCGGCAAGACCCTGCCCGGCCCGCTCGGCTGGGTCGAACAGAAGACCATGGTCAAGGGCAGGCTGCACCCGCTGCTGCCACCGTCCATGCTGTCCGTCGAGCCGCCCGAGCACACCCGCTACCGCAAGACGGTGTCATCGGTGTTCACCACCAGAGCCGTTGCGGCACTTCGCGATCGGGTACAGCAGGCGGCGACGACGCTGATGGACGACATCGATGCCGATGGTGGCGGCACCGTCGACATCGTCGAACGCTACTGCTCACAGCTGCCGGTGACGGTCATCGGCGACATCATCGGAGTGCCCGACCACGACCGGCCGCGCATCCTGGAGTACGGCGAACTCGCGGCGCCCAGCCTCGACATCGGATTGTCGTGGGAGCAGTACCAGCGCGTTGAAGCGGGACTCGACGGATTCAACACCTGGCTCACCGAGCACATCGGGCGGTTGCGCGCGAATCCCGGCGACGACCTGATGAGCCAGCTGATCGACGCCAGCGACGACGGTGCACGGCTCGACGACGAGGAGCTGCTGGCGACGGCGGGACTGGTGCTGGCCGCCGGGTTCGAGACGACGGTCAACCTGCTCGGCAACGGCATCCGGATCCTGCTCGAGCATCCCGATCAGCTCCGGCTGCTGCTGGCCGAACCCGATCGCTGGCCGATGGCGGTGGAGGAGATCCTGCGACTCGAATCCCCGGTGCAGCTCAGCGCGCGCTTGGCCAAGACAGACACCGAGGTTGCGGGCCGCACGGTCAAGGAAGGCGAACTCGTCATCCTCTATCTGGCCGGCGCGAATCGGGACCCCGAGGTGTTCAGCGATCCGCACCGCTTCGACATCACCCGCGAGAACGCGGGCAAGCACCTGTCGTTCTCCGGGGGCAGGCACTTCTGCCTCGGCGCGGCGCTGGCCCGAGCCGAGGGCGAAGTGGGGCTGCGCACGTTCTTCGAGCGCTACCCAGAGGCGTCGCTGGCGGGTGCGGGCAGTCGTCGCGATACGCGCGTGCTTCGGGGGTGGGCGACGTTGCCGATCAGCCTTGGGCAGGCGCGTGCGGCGGTACGTTCCTAG
- a CDS encoding TetR/AcrR family transcriptional regulator: MSLTESKEPQRRRGKALEEALLDAAWAEVNDVGYDAFTIDAVAARAGTSRAVLYRRWPNKQELMRAAIEHMVATDPVPEPDTGTLRGDVLAILRGANHRRVHLAIQFVGHLGPYHRATGSSLGDVAMATQAEGESLLERALAKAVARGEIDEGRVSPRIARLPGDLFRYEVMFTLQPVSDEAIVEIVDTIFLPLVLRGAGS, encoded by the coding sequence TTGTCCCTTACGGAGTCGAAGGAGCCTCAACGGCGGCGCGGCAAGGCACTCGAAGAGGCGCTGCTGGATGCGGCATGGGCCGAGGTGAACGACGTGGGATACGACGCCTTCACCATCGATGCCGTCGCGGCGCGAGCCGGCACCAGCCGTGCGGTGCTCTACCGCCGCTGGCCCAACAAGCAGGAACTCATGCGTGCCGCAATCGAACACATGGTGGCCACGGACCCCGTGCCCGAACCGGACACCGGCACCCTGCGCGGCGACGTCCTCGCGATCCTTCGGGGGGCCAATCACCGGCGCGTGCACCTGGCGATTCAGTTCGTCGGTCACCTGGGTCCGTACCACCGGGCGACCGGGTCGAGTCTGGGTGACGTGGCCATGGCCACGCAGGCGGAGGGTGAATCGCTGCTGGAGCGCGCGCTCGCCAAGGCCGTCGCTCGCGGTGAGATCGACGAAGGTCGGGTCTCACCCCGCATCGCGCGCCTGCCTGGTGACCTGTTCCGCTACGAGGTCATGTTCACTCTGCAACCGGTGAGCGATGAGGCAATCGTCGAGATCGTCGACACGATCTTTCTGCCGCTCGTCCTGCGTGGCGCCGGGAGCTAG